The following proteins come from a genomic window of Aequorivita marisscotiae:
- a CDS encoding outer membrane beta-barrel protein, whose protein sequence is MKKVIILVLFLLSSITYGQIQKGESLLSLSASPYPTTTNNKNDFGILGLASFEFFAFKNISLSGTFSISNNTLFKNNSQVTIHSYSFIPSAHYYFINKKKWNVFAQIGYGYGFEDQTQGVIQNSALTIFNIGTGAHYNINEAWFLKLLLPYFDANNITLNVDAASGIAVFIGGGIKL, encoded by the coding sequence ATGAAGAAAGTAATAATTCTTGTTTTATTTTTACTCAGTTCCATAACTTATGGCCAAATACAAAAAGGAGAATCTCTGCTTTCACTTTCGGCTTCACCTTATCCCACAACTACTAATAATAAAAACGACTTCGGTATTTTGGGCTTGGCTAGTTTTGAATTTTTCGCTTTCAAAAATATATCGCTTTCCGGAACCTTTTCTATATCAAATAATACACTATTTAAAAATAATAGCCAAGTAACCATTCATTCCTACAGTTTTATTCCGTCTGCCCACTACTACTTTATCAACAAGAAAAAATGGAACGTTTTTGCACAAATAGGATATGGCTATGGCTTCGAGGACCAAACTCAAGGTGTTATTCAAAACAGTGCTTTAACTATCTTTAATATTGGGACTGGGGCGCATTACAATATTAATGAAGCATGGTTTTTAAAACTATTGCTGCCGTATTTTGACGCAAATAATATTACCCTAAATGTAGATGCTGCTAGCGGAATTGCCGTATTTATTGGAGGCGGAATTAAATTGTAA
- a CDS encoding cupin domain-containing protein, whose product MHTINIEKKFSSFKAHWHPHQIAIVDSMQVLLAKLKDEFVWHAHEEEDELFFVQKGTLEMHFRDKIEVVSEGEIIVVPKGVEHCPKTQNGEEVHVLLFEKLSTKHTGNVSSKKTVVDYPKI is encoded by the coding sequence ATGCATACAATAAACATCGAAAAGAAATTTTCTAGCTTTAAAGCACATTGGCATCCGCACCAAATTGCAATTGTAGATTCCATGCAGGTTTTGTTGGCAAAACTAAAAGATGAATTTGTTTGGCATGCTCATGAAGAAGAGGATGAGTTGTTTTTTGTACAAAAAGGAACTTTGGAAATGCACTTTCGCGATAAAATTGAAGTGGTTTCCGAAGGTGAAATAATAGTTGTTCCCAAAGGTGTGGAGCATTGTCCAAAAACTCAAAACGGTGAAGAGGTGCACGTGCTACTTTTTGAAAAACTATCTACCAAACACACCGGCAACGTTTCTTCTAAAAAAACAGTTGTAGATTATCCTAAAATCTAA
- a CDS encoding 2-hydroxyacid dehydrogenase, which translates to MKVLHLDNNHPLLLKMLQEAGFSNDENYKSSKSEVETIISKYDGLVIRSRFNIDQQFLDAAKNLKFIARVGAGLESIEIDYAEKRGVKLIAAPEGNRNAVGEHALGMLLSLFNKLNKADNEVKNGLWNREANRGVELDGKVVGIIGYGNMGKAFAKKLKGFDCDVLFFDIKNNIGDENAMQVSLPELQQKVDVLSVHTPWTPLTDKMINSEFINSFSKPFWFLNTARGKSVVTADLVSALKSGKILGAGLDVLEFEKLSFETLFDSDNLPNSLKELFSMENVILSPHIAGWTIESKEKLATVIAQKIIQNFKTVKK; encoded by the coding sequence ATGAAAGTACTTCACCTCGATAACAATCACCCGCTTTTGCTAAAAATGTTGCAGGAAGCGGGATTTTCTAATGATGAAAATTATAAAAGCTCTAAGTCTGAAGTTGAAACAATTATTTCAAAATATGATGGCCTTGTAATTAGAAGTCGTTTTAACATAGACCAACAATTTTTAGATGCTGCCAAAAATTTAAAATTTATAGCGCGGGTTGGAGCGGGCTTGGAAAGTATAGAAATTGATTATGCCGAAAAACGAGGCGTTAAATTAATAGCTGCCCCGGAAGGAAATAGAAACGCTGTGGGCGAACATGCATTGGGTATGCTTCTTTCGCTATTCAACAAATTAAATAAAGCCGATAACGAGGTTAAAAACGGTTTATGGAACCGCGAAGCCAATCGCGGTGTAGAACTAGACGGAAAAGTCGTGGGAATTATAGGGTACGGAAACATGGGCAAAGCGTTCGCAAAAAAACTAAAAGGATTTGACTGCGATGTACTATTTTTCGATATAAAAAACAATATTGGCGATGAAAATGCAATGCAGGTTTCGTTACCTGAGCTTCAACAAAAAGTTGATGTACTAAGTGTTCATACCCCCTGGACACCCTTGACCGATAAAATGATTAATTCAGAATTTATTAACTCATTTTCAAAACCTTTTTGGTTTCTCAATACGGCACGTGGCAAAAGTGTGGTTACGGCAGATTTGGTTTCGGCATTAAAATCGGGCAAAATTTTAGGTGCCGGATTGGATGTTTTAGAATTCGAAAAACTTTCTTTTGAAACACTTTTTGATTCCGATAACCTTCCAAATTCCTTAAAGGAATTATTTTCGATGGAAAATGTTATATTGAGTCCACATATTGCAGGTTGGACCATAGAAAGCAAAGAGAAGCTTGCAACAGTGATTGCCCAAAAGATTATTCAAAATTTTAAAACAGTAAAAAAATGA